The Candidatus Thorarchaeota archaeon region TTCTTTGTCCGCTGCAGCTTGCTTTAGAATATCCTTGCCTTCGGATGGCGCATAGCCATTGTGGCCTTCCTCTGCCGCTGAACAAAGCGCTTCTACCATGAAATCCGGCGTTTCCCAGTCGTATTTGAGGGGGTCGCCTATGTTGAGATAAAGCGGTGCCTTATTTTCGCGTTTCTCATATGCTCGAGCCGCCACTACAATATCTCGAATTGCGTATTCCAGATTTGCAGCTCGCGGAGTAATATTCATCTTCATGATTCATTACCCGGCGAATGCAGAGAAAATGTACTTGTATATACGAGTTTTGGAATAACCTGTTTGGATATCCGAACTTATTCCAACTTGCTACAAATCATCCTCTAGTAGTTCTGAGGGTGCTGGCTGTTGAAATCATCTATTTTTCTAAAAGGCGTCCAATTTCCTTGGCATACTTTCGCATCTGAGTTACTGCGAGCCCCATCGAGGTTATGTCTTTCGCGGAGCCCATGATAAGAAAATCTCCAGCATGCGAGAGGACGACAAAACCATCCCTGCCTCGGACGATGACCTCATATAATTCGTCCAATGCTAGTTTATCGGTTGCCATCTCACCCTGCACCAGTAGGGCTGCACTTACAGCCGCCATGAGGTCGGGATCAGCGTCAGATTCTTCTGTTGCGAAATAGGCTAGTTTCACGCCTTGTTTACTGACTACTGCGATTGCATCCATATCAGCATAGTTGGTGAGTCCCATAAGGAGCTCAACCAGCTCTTCTTCTTTTTCGGGATCAAGTTGCGCGGACGTTTTCTTCTCCTCCAAGATATTTTTGAAACTCACTTAGCAACGAGTTTCTTTTTTCCTTTCTTACCGCCTGCCTTTTTATTCTTGGCTGTTTCTTCTTCTACTTCTTCTTGAAAGAAGGTAATCAGATCACCCAGTCTTTCTTTCATCTCTACCTTTATGGGGCTTAGAATGGCGTCCGGTGTACCCTTAAGGAGCTCAATTCCCAGTACATTACCATCTTTTACAATAACTCGTGGAATGAATCCTTCTGCCATGAATGTTCCTTCGGGGGGATCCTTCACCTTCTCAATTTCGTGCTCTATTTTTTCCTTTCCGAAGATTGAAGTCTTCTTCTCAGCCACTGTGTAAAGCTCATTGTATATGATGACCAGTTCGCGTTCGTAGCCTTCTGGTGGGCTTTGTTCCTTCAATTGTTCAATCATCGATCGGATTTCATCATTTGGTGCTCTTGTTGCTGTTTTGGAAACTGGAGCAGGTTCTTTAGGTTGGGAGCTGGTCTGTGTTGTGCTTGCTCCGCTGCTAGTTGGAGGCGGTGTTGGTGGTTTCTCATGAGTTCTCTTTTCTGGAACCTTTTTGGGTGGCGGAGCTGGCTTTGAAGATGGAACCTCCGGTTCTTTCTTCGGTTTCTTTTTTGTTGAGTCCTTCGGTTTCTTCTTGGGTTTTGGAGGTGTTTTTACACCTGGTTTCTTGACTCTTTTGGCCCCTTCTCCCTCTAAGGCAACGAAGAACGGAGGTGGTTCCTCTCCTTCATCGAGTGGTCTGACACTGAAATGGAAACCATATTCACTTCGTAGATTTGTAGCTACTCGCGCACCAATGAATTTCCTTCTTATTCCTGCCTGACTTCCTTTCCAGAGGAAGATGCTCTTGGTTTCACCATCAACGACACAGAAGACTTCACCCGAATCCAACGAATCTTTCGTTATTTCATGTTCTTGCAGTGTGCCATCTTCTGAAACTTTGTAACCAGTTACCATAGTTATCCCTACACAAACCGGGGTTTTCCCTGTTTTTACGAGCTAAAGAATGGGTTGGCCCCATTTCTTAGCTTCAACAGTTCGAACTCATATATGATATTTATTGGTTTATCTTATATTCCCCTGTTTCTTTCGATTGGATGTATTTCTCTATCCCTATTTTTCTTCTGATAAGACTACTGTGTCTCTAGGGTCGAAGATGAATCGTATATTTTCCCCTCTTTTTCTTCTGAGTTTCGCCGCTGTTTCCGATTCGGTCACGAGGGCAATCAAGGGTTCTCCATTAAACTCCATTGTGGCTTTATATGCTCCAATCTGTGGCGTTATCGACCGGACAGTTGCCATCGCTCCATTATCATTACTATCCAGAATTCTGATTGCTGCGGGTTTCACCGTGAATGTAACTGCGCTTCCGGGGTCATAGGAACCCCTTATTTTGAGTAAACTATCTCCAATTCTCACTCTTGAGGTCTTTTCTGTTTTTTCTTCAACTAAGCCTGAAAAAACATTGCCCCTTCCTACAAACCGTGCCACGAACTCGTTTTTTGGTTCATTGTATAGCTCTTCTGCTGTACCCGTTTGAACAACTCTGCCACCTTCCAGTATGGCTACTCTGTCTGATACCGAGAAGGCTTCAGCCTGACTATGTGTTACATAGATGGTGGTGATTCCCAATTCCCTCTGAATCTTCCTGATTTCAACCTGAAGCCGTTCTTTGAGAATAGGATCTAAATCTGACAACGGTTCATCTAGAAGGAGTAGACGTGGTGATTTGGCTACCGCACGGGCAAGCGCAACCCGTTGTGCTTCACCTCCACTAACTTCGTCAATGTTCCGCTCAAGCAGATTATCTATGCCGAAAACAGCTGCCAATTCTTTCACCCTTTCTATAATTCTGTCCTTGCCCCATCCTTCCATTTCAAGTCCAAAGGCGATATTGTGAAAGACATCCATATTTGGAAACAAGGCTATTGATTGAAAGACCATCCCAATCTGTCGCTTTGTGGGGTTTAGAAATGTGACATCCTGCTCATCAAAGAGGAGTCTCCCGCTATCAGGTTTGATAAACCCGGCAACCATCCTAAGCGTGGTTGTTTTTCCAGCGCCACTAGGACCCAGCAAAGCCATCAATTCCCCGTCTTCTAACTTCAAACTGATTGGCCCTACTCTGGTACCATCGCGGAACTGTCTTTCCATCTGGATGATTTCAACTTCCACCATCTACAGCGCACCTCCAGCGGCTTTGTCAGATAAGCGTTCAATTGATAGAAAGGCTAGAGAGCAACAAAGAGTAAGAATCAAGGCTGCCGCTCCTGCTTCAACGAATTTACGAACTGCTAGATACTGATATATCGCTACTGCCAGCGTAGTATTTTGTGGAAGCGCTATGAACAGTGTTGCTGACATCTCTCCGATGGCCATCGCAAAGGAGAACGTGGCACCTACCAGTATCCCTGGAGCAATAAGTGGCAGTTCAATGAAAAACAATCTTTCTAGTCTCGATGCACCGAGTAAATCGGCTTGTTCCAGCAGTGAGCGATCTATGTCTTTTACCGCAATTTCAATTGCTCGTACAGTAAATGGAAGACCAATAATCGTCTGAGCGATTACAATGAGAGGCCACGGATTTGTACTCAAGCCCAGCGGCACTGCAATTGCTCTCATTAGGCCATACGCTAGCGTGATGGATGATATTCCCAAGGGTAAGAGAGTGATGGCTGAAGTTACTGTAGCAATCCGAGAATGATTGAACCGTTGGCGATATGCTAGTGGTATGGCGATGAGAACAGCAAAGAAAGTTGAGAGAATAGCGTAGAAAAGTGAGTTGATAAATGGTCGAAGCCCTTTTCCTGTACCTAGCTGTACTAGATTGACGAAGCCCTGTAATGTGAACTCGTCTGTTATCGGACTGTAGAATGAAGAGCCAACTACAGCAACTATGGGTCCTATAATTAGTATAGATACGATTACTGTATATAGTGCAGCAAGGAACTGAAAAACCCTTCTAAGATTTTGGAACTGAACCGTTTTTACTGCCCTTGTCTGTCCTGTAGCATGAGTGTCTGATCTACCAATGGTGATATACCAGTATGCCAAGATGATCGTAATTATCAACTGAATCAACGCTAGGGCGCTGGCTTCACCGTAGTCTGCTAAACGAAATGCATTCCAAATCCGGACTTCGATTGTTGCGTAACGACCCTGTCCAAGAGCAAGGACAATCGGAAATGACATGAAGCAGAACAAGAAGGTCAACAGGCTGGCAGCAACAATAGACTTTAGGATGTGTGGGAGGATAATGCGCCTGAATTTCTGCAGTGGACCCGCTCCCAAAATATCGGCGCTTTCTTCGATTTCCGGACTCAGTCTTTGGAGTGATGCTGATACGATAAGAGCAACTAGAGGTATGTTATAGAAGACGTGAGCGAGTACTATTCCAGTAAAGCCAGAGGCTAGATCCAAGGCTGAGGTATCCGCGCTGAGAATAGTCATCAGAATAGAATCGATGAAGCCTCCCTGACCGAACATTCGTAGAAAACCAACTACAACGACAATTGGCGGCAATACAAATGGAATAAGCATAGCAGCTTGAATCAGCTCTTTTCCACGAAAGTCCAATTTGGCGAGTATGATTCCGCCAGGAAGACCAAGAAGTACTGTGGCAATGGTACTTACTACTGCTTGGACAATCGTAAATCCAAAAACGCGATGCGTTACTGATGAAGTCCAGACCTCCAAGAAGGAGGACCCTGGGCCCACAAGGAGGCCTCTAACTAGAACTGAAAGAACAGGATACACAAGGAATACGAACAGGAGTGCGACGGGAATCCCAATAATGGCATATTGCCTGATTTTCCTCGCATGCATTTTTGGTACTCCTCGTCGCTGAATCTAGGCTGCTGTCATAATATTTTCCCATTCGTCAAGCCATGACTCAAGATTGGTTGCAGTTTCGTTCCTGGTAAGCAGATTATTGAGCATATTTATTTCGTCAGGATGGAGGGCATACTGGAATGCCGGTTCCAATTCTACAGATCCATTGACTGGATACATCCATTGATTCACTGCAATATGGGACTGGACATTCCCTGTAAGACAGTACTGGATAAATTCCCTAGCCAAATCCGGATGAGGCCCTCCTTTGACTATTCCCATGCCTTCAATTTGTACCCATGCATATTCCTGATTATTGTGGACGATTGGTGCTACCCCTGTTGATGGTTCGGTCTCCGACATGTACGCAGAATAAGCTGGGTCCGTTCCATAGCTGACGAGCAGGCTCCGTGATTCATCACTATCCCACTTGCTCCATGCTTCCGACCACCCCTCTTGCACATTAATGTCATCTCTAACTTGAGTCCACCAATCGGTCCAATCTTCTTCTTTGAGTTTCTCTTGCACAGCGATTTCACTCAAAAGGAAGCTTAGACCTGGGCTACTCATCTGAGGATTCTCAGTAACGAGACTTGATGCCATCTCGGCAAGATTTGAAAATGTAAGATTAGCTAATTGAGGGTGCGTTGTTACATTCATATTTGCCATAGAGTAGATGAGTGTAACCAAGCCGTAATCAAAGGGCACAACGTAATGCTCTGGGTCAAGAGCATTCACCAAGTCCAGTGATGTATTCTCCAAAGACTCTTGTAGGTTTGGAGGAACATATGGTTCCAATACGGTCTTTGTATCTTCTCGGAGGATGAGGATGTTATCGATTCCAATAACAACATCGGCGACTGGATTCTCTTTTTCGGCAACTAACCTCGAAATAATTCCACTTGCATCGGTTTGAAGACGCTCGATTTGCACATCAATCCCATATTCCTCTTCAAATCCCGAAAACACTTGATCATCAATTTCGTCAGGATTTGGTCCCCACGCCATAAAGCTATCATAAGTGTAAACTCTGAATTTGGGTTTAGGCCATGTGAGAATTCCATACACTGACACACCGATGACGACAATAATGAGTACAACTGCGATTATCTTCTTTGGATCCTGCCTTGGACTGTAGTCACTTTGTGACATATCAGACTATCACCTTTATATGCTTGTTATACAACTCTGTTATGAAAGAAAGCTGAATAAATAGTTTCTGTTGGTGATAATGATATGCGGCCTCCATGCGAAATAGTGATTCGAGAGATCCTACCAAGAATTAGGGCAGGCGTGGCTCGACGTCTAAGTAACGAGGACATGTCTCAGAGCAAAATAGGAGAAAGACTGGGCATCACGCAGGCTGCTGTGAGCAAATATCTTGGTGAAACACCTAAAATTGATGAGAACCTGAAGGGTCTGGTAGAGAATATTTCAGACATGATTGTGAGCGGAACCAATAGACCTGATCGAACGGTTAAGGCCATTTGTAGAACGTGCATGTATTTGCGGATTGGTTCTTCAACGTGCAAGCGTCATCGGGAGCTCATTCCCGCTCTTGAAGATGTGGACTGTAGAATATGCTCTGAACTGCTTGGAGATAAAGAAAAGGGATTCTCAAATCGTGCCAAACTCCTACAAGACATGGAAGAGGCCGTGCGAATAATTGAAACGATTCCGAATTTCGACATGCTCATTCCCCAAGTACGCGCGAATCTGGCTTCGTGTGAACATTCTCCCAAATCTATTCGCGATGTTATTAGCATACCTGGCAGAATCACTTTGCTCAAGAATCGTGCTCATGCGGTCGGAGCTCCCGAGTTTGGTTCCTCTGAGCATACTGCTGAGATTCTGCTTTGGGGAAACGAGGTACGTGAAGAAATCCGTTCGTGTCTCTGTTTGAGCGGAAGATCCGCTGTTCGGGAAATCGCTGAAACGGCGGGATTCGATATCATTGAGGTGGAAACGCCAGCTCGAAGCGCAAAAGAAATTATTAAACACTCGCAACCCCTTGTTGAGACCTCAGGTTTCGATTCAGATTATCCGGCCATTTATGTTCCTGGCGGCCTCGGCGTGGAGCCAATATTGTACCTTTTCGGACCAGGATCCATACCACTAGCAAATAAATGCAGCGAGATGACAGATTCCTTGTGATACTTATCCTAAAATTGGTACATTATCTCATTCAATCATAGAATTCAGGATGTTCCAAAATGATGATCCGCGAAGGCAAGATGTGGGACTGCAATGATTTGCTTACTGTTTACCAGACGACGAGATGGTCGGAGGAATACACCGCGGAACAGGTGAAACAAGAACATCGCCTTGTTGGATTGGAACGCTGGGGATGGCTTGTTGCAGAGAAAGATGATCAGGTTATTGGAGAAATCATATTCCGTGTTGAACCTACTCCAAACAAAGGATTAGTGGGAATAGTCCGGAGTATTGATGTTGATATTCGTTTTCAGAAACA contains the following coding sequences:
- a CDS encoding iron ABC transporter permease, translating into MHARKIRQYAIIGIPVALLFVFLVYPVLSVLVRGLLVGPGSSFLEVWTSSVTHRVFGFTIVQAVVSTIATVLLGLPGGIILAKLDFRGKELIQAAMLIPFVLPPIVVVVGFLRMFGQGGFIDSILMTILSADTSALDLASGFTGIVLAHVFYNIPLVALIVSASLQRLSPEIEESADILGAGPLQKFRRIILPHILKSIVAASLLTFLFCFMSFPIVLALGQGRYATIEVRIWNAFRLADYGEASALALIQLIITIILAYWYITIGRSDTHATGQTRAVKTVQFQNLRRVFQFLAALYTVIVSILIIGPIVAVVGSSFYSPITDEFTLQGFVNLVQLGTGKGLRPFINSLFYAILSTFFAVLIAIPLAYRQRFNHSRIATVTSAITLLPLGISSITLAYGLMRAIAVPLGLSTNPWPLIVIAQTIIGLPFTVRAIEIAVKDIDRSLLEQADLLGASRLERLFFIELPLIAPGILVGATFSFAMAIGEMSATLFIALPQNTTLAVAIYQYLAVRKFVEAGAAALILTLCCSLAFLSIERLSDKAAGGAL
- a CDS encoding roadblock/LC7 domain-containing protein, with the protein product MSFKNILEEKKTSAQLDPEKEEELVELLMGLTNYADMDAIAVVSKQGVKLAYFATEESDADPDLMAAVSAALLVQGEMATDKLALDELYEVIVRGRDGFVVLSHAGDFLIMGSAKDITSMGLAVTQMRKYAKEIGRLLEK
- a CDS encoding ABC transporter ATP-binding protein, encoding MVEVEIIQMERQFRDGTRVGPISLKLEDGELMALLGPSGAGKTTTLRMVAGFIKPDSGRLLFDEQDVTFLNPTKRQIGMVFQSIALFPNMDVFHNIAFGLEMEGWGKDRIIERVKELAAVFGIDNLLERNIDEVSGGEAQRVALARAVAKSPRLLLLDEPLSDLDPILKERLQVEIRKIQRELGITTIYVTHSQAEAFSVSDRVAILEGGRVVQTGTAEELYNEPKNEFVARFVGRGNVFSGLVEEKTEKTSRVRIGDSLLKIRGSYDPGSAVTFTVKPAAIRILDSNDNGAMATVRSITPQIGAYKATMEFNGEPLIALVTESETAAKLRRKRGENIRFIFDPRDTVVLSEEK
- a CDS encoding thiamine ABC transporter substrate-binding protein — translated: MSQSDYSPRQDPKKIIAVVLIIVVIGVSVYGILTWPKPKFRVYTYDSFMAWGPNPDEIDDQVFSGFEEEYGIDVQIERLQTDASGIISRLVAEKENPVADVVIGIDNILILREDTKTVLEPYVPPNLQESLENTSLDLVNALDPEHYVVPFDYGLVTLIYSMANMNVTTHPQLANLTFSNLAEMASSLVTENPQMSSPGLSFLLSEIAVQEKLKEEDWTDWWTQVRDDINVQEGWSEAWSKWDSDESRSLLVSYGTDPAYSAYMSETEPSTGVAPIVHNNQEYAWVQIEGMGIVKGGPHPDLAREFIQYCLTGNVQSHIAVNQWMYPVNGSVELEPAFQYALHPDEINMLNNLLTRNETATNLESWLDEWENIMTAA